The Macaca fascicularis isolate 582-1 chromosome 1, T2T-MFA8v1.1 genome includes a window with the following:
- the LOC102117077 gene encoding uricase isoform X2 encodes MVKVLHIQRDGKYHSIKEVATSVQLTLSSKKDYVHGDNSDIIPTDTIKNTVHVLAKLKGIKSIEAFGVNICEYFLSSFNHVIRAQVYVEEIPWKRLEKNGVKHVHAFIHTPTGTHFCEVEQLRSGPPVIHSGIKDLKVLKTTQSGFEGFIKDQFTTLPEVKDRCFATQVYCKWRYHQCRDVDFEATWGTIRDLVLEKFAGPYDKGEYSPSVQKTLYDIQVLSLSRVPEIEDMEISLPNIHYFNIDMSKMGLINKEEVLLPLDNPYGKITGTVKRKLSSRL; translated from the exons ATGGTAAAAGTTCTCCATATTCAGCGAGATGGAAAATATCACAGCATTAAAGAGGTGGCAACTTCAGTGCAACTTACTCTGAGTTCCAAAAAAGATTACGTGCATGGAGATAATTCAGATATCATCCCTACAGACACCATCAAGAACACAGTTCATGTCTTGGCAAAGTTGAAGGGA aTCAAAAGCATAGAAGCCTTTGGTGTGAATATTTGtgagtattttctttcttcttttaaccaTGTAATCCGAGCTCAAGTCTACGTGGAAGAAATCCCTTGGAAGCGTCTTGAAAAG AATGGAGTTAAGCATGTCCATGCATTTATTCACACTCCCACTGGAACACACTTCTGTGAAGTTGAACAACTGAGAAGTG GACCCCCCGTCATTCATTCTGGAATCAAAGACCTCAAGGTCTTGAAAACAACACAGTCTGGATTTGAAGGTTTCATCAAGGACCAGTTCACCACCCTCCCTGAGGTGAAGGACCGATGCTTTGCCACCCAAGTGTACTGCAAGTGGCGCTACCACCAGTGCAGGGATGTGGACTTCGAGGCTACCTG GGGCACCATTCGGGACCTTGTCCTGGAGAAATTTGCTGGGCCCTATGACAAAGGCGAGTACTCGCCCTCTGTGCAGAAGACCCTCTATGATATACAGGTGCTCTCCCTGAGCCGAGTTCCTGAG ATAGAAGATATGGAAATCAGCCTGCCAAACATTCACTACTTCAATATAGACATGTCCAAAATGGGTCTGATCAATAAGGAAGAG